Proteins found in one Triticum aestivum cultivar Chinese Spring chromosome 4D, IWGSC CS RefSeq v2.1, whole genome shotgun sequence genomic segment:
- the LOC123100024 gene encoding quinone-oxidoreductase QR2 yields the protein MATKIYIVYYSTWGHVATLAEEMKKGADSVPGVEVTVWRVPETLPEEVLGKMHAAPGREDHPVITASQLAEADGILFGFPTRFGMMAAQMKAFFDSTGGLWQAQSLSGKPAGVFFATGTQGGGQETTALTAVTQLTHHGMLFVPVGYTHGAGMFAMDEVKGGSPYGAGTFAGADGSRVPSDAELALAAHQGKYFAGIAKKLKAV from the exons ATGGCGACCAAGATCTACATAGT GTACTACTCGACCTGGGGACACGTCGCGACGCTGGCGGAGGAGATGAAGAAGGGCGCCGACTCCGTCCCCGGCGTCGAGGTCACCGTCTGGCGGGTGCCAGAGACGCTGCCAGAGGAGGTGCTCGGGAAGATGCACGCGGCGCCGGGGCGCGAGGACCACCCGGTCATCACGGCGAGCCAGCTGGCCGAGGCCGACGGCATCCTGTTCGGCTTCCCGACGCGGTTCGGCATGATGGCGGCGCAGATGAAGGCCTTCTTCGACTCCACCGGCGGCCTCTGGCAGGCACAGAGCCTCTCGGGCAAGCCCGCGGGCGTCTTCTTCGCGACGGGCACCCAGGGCGGCGGGCAGGAGACCACGGCTCTCACGGCCGTGACGCAGCTGACGCACCACGGCATGCTGTTCGTGCCGGTCGGGTACACGCACGGCGCCGGCATGTTCGCCATGGACGAGGTCAAGGGTGGCAGCCCGTACGGTGCCGGCACCTTCGCTGGAGCCGATGGCAGCAGGGTGCCCAGCGATGCCGAGCTCGCCCTCGCGGCGCACCAGGGCAAGTACTTTGCCGGCATCGCCAAGAAGCTCAAAGCCGTCTGA